Proteins encoded together in one Gallus gallus isolate bGalGal1 chromosome 18, bGalGal1.mat.broiler.GRCg7b, whole genome shotgun sequence window:
- the UNC13D gene encoding protein unc-13 homolog D isoform X9, which translates to METASFHLDMWDSDTVESVRHKLGELTDLHGLKRIFKDARKDKGQDDFLGNVVLRLKDLHCWDDQWYQLEPRTETYPNRGQCHLQFLLTHKKRATTCSRTQPSYTVHRHLLQQLVSHEILQHQAGSTAWDGELSPHASTVLYLHATQKDLSDFHQVMAQWLAYSKLYQSLEFNSSCLLHQITSIEYQWVQERLRPEQKAELAESFQSLLTYGVSLIRRYRIIFPLSVARSTERLQSLLRVLVQMCKMKAFRELCTPSPDLPRMVSEALKSGTAEWFHMKKQHLQPMVKSMEENGKALAKLLLEVIGDLQQCQKIWNKFFISTLKLNLFSIAYLELESLVAEHVQEQLREIDTGMSKPTAESLFQLYLNLQELYRMKDFLPKRDGPLALSDFHQWFKEAVPQWLQKAYSIALERAQRAVQMDQLTPFGEHNKHSTSTVDLSTCYAQIVKTWQQLNWPDPEEAFMIMVKLVEDMCKIALMYCRLVKERAEALSLCEQNEGEAANRLCIVVNNIKQLRLLVLKLPWQLDWAQLEQRTGAVIDQQQIQHTLHHQLDSTVSCLDREVQDVVQALATKLEAGIARHIQELSASNNAQEPEDSILPLMKFLESELQYLNEHLVQENFKSLLALLWHHTLAVLTAAAGPQVPSVQHCRKLHCALKSLELCFHAEGCGLPLETLHSTAFLSLESRLALCSSTSRKLIQKYFSNRIQEQLDISSEKYGAVTIKALYRPSEQKLRVEVLNAANLIPLDSNASSPPRSAARTGPVCCSPSSITTPWGPTTWRERPSSPCATCLAWMPMRTDPTRDGCPKRASRSPTPNPAAMRSCGCWSAGRGTRRPRPSSSCASSEPSSPRRRREGQRALNGGVQSGIPWGQQALPPAVPPVGLRRVVGWLGVSLQTNTTLPGRVPSPSALHGAAASVWGWGNLPPWLSGLFGFFSLLF; encoded by the exons ATGGAAACAGCCAGCTTCCATTTGGACATGTG GGACTCAGACACGGTGGAGTCAGTGCGGCACAAGCTGGGCGAGCTGACGGACCTCCATGGCCTCAAACG GATCTTTAAGGATGCTCGGAAGGACAaagggcaggatgacttcctgGGGAATGTGGTCCTCCGCCTGAAG GACCTGCACTGCTGGGACGACCAATGGTACCAACTGGAGCCACGCACAGAGACGTACCCCAACCGGGGCCAGTGTCACCTGCAGTTCCTGCTGACCCACAAGAAG CGGGCCACCACCTGCAGCCGGACGCAGCCGAGCTACACCGTGCACcgccacctcctgcagcagctggtgtcCCACGAGATCCTGCAGCACCAG GCCGGCAGCACTGCCTGGGACGGGGAGCTGAGCCCAcatgccagcactgtgctgtacCTGCACGCCACACAGAAGGATCTCTCTGACTTCCACCAGGTCATGGC GCAGTGGCTGGCGTACAGCAAGCTGTACCAGAGCCTGGAGTTcaacagcagctgcctgctgcaccAGATCACCAGCATCGAGTACCAGTGGGTGCAGGAGCGCCTGCGGCCGGAGCAG AAAGCTGAGCTGGCGGAGTCCTTCCAGTCCTTGCTGACCTATGGGGTGTCCCTCATCCGGAGGTACCGCATCATCTTCCCCCTCTCTGTTGCGAGGTCCACGGAGAGGCTGCAGTCCCTGCTCCG GGTCCTGGTCCAGATGTGCAAGATGAAAGCATTCAGAGAGCTGTGCACACCCAGCCCTGACCTCCCCAGAATGGTCTCTGAGGCGCTCAAG TCAGGCACGGCGGAGTGGTTCCACATGAAgaagcagcacctccagcccaTGGTGAAG AGCATGGAGGAAAATGGCAAAGCCTTGGCCAAACTCCTTTTGGAGGTGATAGGAGATCTCCAGCAATGCCAGAAAATCTGGAATAAATTCTTCATCAG CACCTTGAAGCTGAATCTCTTCTCCATTGCCTACCTGGAGCTGGAGAGCCTG GTTGCAGAGCATGTCCAGGAGCAGCTGCGTGAGATTGACACTGGCATGTCCAAGCCCACGGCTGAGAGCCTTTTCCAGCTCTACCTGAACCTGCAGGAGCTCTACAGGATGAAGGACTTCCTCCCAAAGAG ggatgggccaTTGGCTCTGAGTGATTTCCACCAGTGGTTCAAGGAAGCTGTGCCTCAGTGGCTGCAGAAGGCCTACAGCATCGCACTGGAGAGAGCACAGAGGGCTGTGCAGATGGACCAG CTGACTCCCTTTGGGGAGCACAACAAGCACAGCACGTCCACTGTTGACCTGTCCACCTGCTACGCCCAGATCGTGAagacctggcagcagctcaACTGGCCGGACCCTGAGGAAGCCTTCATGATCATGGTGAAGCTCGTGGAG GATATGTGCAAAATTGCCCTGATGTACTGCCGGCTCGTCAAGGAGAGGGCTGAGGCTCTGTCACTGTGTGAGCAGAACGAGGGCGAAGCAGCCAAcagg ctctgcaTCGTGGTGAACAACATCAAGCAGCTGCGACTGCTCGTCCTGAAGCTGCCATGGCAGCTGGACTGGGCCCAGCTGGAGCAGCGCACGGGGGCTGTCATTGACCAGCAGCAGATCCAGCACACGCTGCACCATCAGCTCGACAGCACCGTCTCCTGTCTGGATCGTGAGGTCCAGGACGTGGTGCAAGCCCTGGCCACCAAG CTGGAAGCGGGCATCGCCAGGCACATCCAAGAGCTGTCGGCCTCCAACAATGCTCAGGAACCTGAAGAT TCCATCCTCCCTCTCATGAAGTTCCTGGAGTCGGAGCTGCAGTACCTCAATGAGCACCTGGTCCAGGAGAACTTCAAAAG CctccttgctctgctctggCATCACACCTTGGCTGTGCTGACAGCGGCTGCGGGGCCGCAGGTGCCCTcggtgcagcactgcaggaagctgcACTGTGCCCTGAAG AGCCTGGAGCTGTGCTTCcatgctgagggctgtgggctgcccCTGGAGACCCTccacagcactgccttcctg TCACTGGAGAGCCGCCTGGCCCTCTGCTCCTCCACCAGCCGCAAGCTCATCCAGAAGTACTTCAGCAACAGGATCCAGGAGCAG CTGGACATCAGCTCGGAGAAGTACGGGGCTGTGACCATCAAAGCGCTGTACCGCCCTTCGGAGCAGAAGCTGCGCGTGGAGGTGCTCAATGCTGccaacctcatcccattggACTCCAACG CCTCATCCCCCCCGAGAAGTGCCGCCAGGACGGGGCCTGTCTGCTGCTCACCGTCTTCGATTACGACACCCTGGGGGCCAACGACCTGGAGGGAGAGGCCTTCTTCCCCCTGCGCCACCTGCCTGGCCTGGATGCCGATGAGGACCGACCCGACACGGGATGGGTGCCCCAAACGCGCCTCCCGCTCACCCACCCCAAACCCGGCG gcGATGAGATCCTGCGGCTGCTGGAGTGCAGGAAGGGGGACAAGGAGGCCCAGGCCTTCGTCAAGCTGCGCAAGCAGCGAGCCAAGCAGTCCAAGGAGACGGCGTGAGGGGCAGAGGGCCCTAAATGGGGGGGTCCAGAGCGGGAtcccatggggacagcaggccctgcccccagcagtgcccccTGTGGGGCTCAGGAGGGTCGTGGGGTGGTTGGGGGTTTCCCTGCAGACTAACACTACGTTGCCTGGCCGTGTCCCCAGCCCCAGTGCTCTGCATGGGGCAGCAGCAtcggtgtggggctggggcaaCCTGCCTCCTTGGTTGtctggtttgtttggttttttttcccttttgttttaa